A DNA window from Bradyrhizobium barranii subsp. barranii contains the following coding sequences:
- a CDS encoding DUF4194 domain-containing protein translates to MLSEFENVERSFGAEKAADLRKAQHFLLRRQFVFAGDPRTGTVYNTIMDGRFRDVVDGFFDSCGYRVHRDPEAQWAGIVAMDEDVPLPRMKLDETIVMLVLAAYWQQEVNVGAVEDRAVVVATLNDLFDRYREMAQHGGDALQRLERYVRSEEARFPQPAGDEA, encoded by the coding sequence ATGCTCAGTGAGTTCGAAAACGTCGAGCGCTCCTTCGGCGCGGAAAAGGCAGCCGACCTCCGCAAAGCGCAGCACTTCCTGCTACGGCGGCAGTTCGTGTTCGCGGGAGACCCCCGGACCGGGACAGTCTACAACACGATCATGGACGGCCGCTTCCGCGACGTGGTCGACGGCTTCTTCGATAGTTGCGGATACCGCGTCCACCGCGATCCGGAGGCGCAGTGGGCCGGCATCGTCGCCATGGACGAGGACGTGCCGCTGCCCCGGATGAAGCTCGACGAAACCATCGTCATGCTGGTGCTGGCGGCATACTGGCAGCAGGAGGTGAACGTCGGAGCAGTCGAGGACCGGGCCGTCGTAGTGGCCACTTTGAACGACCTGTTCGATCGCTACCGCGAGATGGCGCAACACGGCGGCGATGCCCTCCAACGGCTCGAGCGCTACGTCCGTAGCGAGGAGGCGCGGTTTCCGCAGCCCGCAGGAGACGAGGCATGA
- a CDS encoding Nif11-like leader peptide family natural product precursor encodes MSRTDVERFVNDLGNDGGLLERVKPIATGLASIVAIGKSLGYSFTPDEAKSCIRARQKLTTKPLAGGTFNSSDTISTGAVQALAEVATSGAQAAEAASDHATAVEPVAVVVVVIVAVVAEV; translated from the coding sequence GTGTCGCGAACTGACGTAGAGCGATTCGTCAACGATCTGGGGAACGACGGTGGTCTGCTTGAACGCGTAAAACCAATTGCTACCGGCCTTGCATCGATTGTCGCGATCGGAAAGAGCCTCGGCTACAGCTTCACACCTGATGAAGCTAAAAGTTGCATTCGAGCTCGACAGAAGTTGACGACTAAACCGCTCGCCGGTGGCACTTTTAATTCGAGTGATACGATCTCGACCGGCGCTGTTCAGGCCCTTGCAGAGGTGGCCACGAGCGGCGCGCAAGCCGCGGAAGCGGCCTCTGACCACGCCACAGCAGTTGAGCCCGTTGCAGTTGTTGTGGTTGTTATTGTAGCGGTCGTGGCCGAGGTCTGA
- a CDS encoding type II toxin-antitoxin system HipA family toxin, whose translation MARRPARAPLNVYLNARLVGRLRRESSGAIDFQYDKQWLAWENAIPVSVSLPLREDRYIGDPVVAVFDNLLPDNDDIRRRVAERAHADGADAYSLLSAIGRDCIGALQFLPDSAAPGGAGAIDGRAASDQEIAAILGNLASNPLGIGPDQDFRISLAGAQEKTALLYWKDKWHVPHGTTATTHIIKPQIGKLPNGIDLTGSVENEHLCLELVAALGLPVAKSSIIDFAGRRVLAVERFDRIWTRDGRLLRLPQEDCCQALSVPPARKYESDGGPGIRKISDFLKGSDTPEDDQAIFFKAQIVFWLLAATDGHAKNFSIHLAPGGRFHLAPLYDIISTQPSLDAGQISQNQMKLAMAIGSNRHYIVHTVLGRHFVQTAKSCGLPDKTVKVVIQQLGDTAAKAIDQVLNALPKGFPEKMAISIADGAKRRVNSLAVLKSSE comes from the coding sequence ATGGCGCGTCGCCCTGCCCGTGCGCCGCTCAACGTCTACCTCAACGCACGGCTGGTCGGGCGGCTGCGGCGCGAGAGCAGTGGCGCAATCGATTTCCAGTATGACAAGCAGTGGCTCGCGTGGGAAAATGCCATCCCCGTTTCCGTGTCGCTGCCATTGCGGGAGGATCGTTATATCGGCGATCCCGTCGTCGCTGTTTTTGACAATCTTCTGCCCGATAATGACGACATCCGCCGACGCGTCGCCGAACGCGCGCATGCTGATGGCGCCGATGCTTACAGCCTGCTCTCCGCCATCGGCCGCGATTGCATCGGGGCGCTGCAATTCCTTCCCGACAGTGCCGCACCCGGGGGCGCCGGCGCCATTGATGGCCGCGCCGCTAGTGATCAGGAGATCGCCGCCATTCTCGGCAACCTTGCCAGCAATCCGCTCGGCATCGGCCCCGACCAGGACTTCCGCATTTCTCTCGCGGGCGCGCAGGAAAAGACAGCGCTGCTTTACTGGAAAGACAAGTGGCACGTGCCTCATGGCACGACCGCAACTACGCACATTATCAAGCCGCAGATCGGGAAGTTGCCGAACGGAATCGACCTGACCGGCAGCGTTGAAAACGAGCATCTGTGCCTTGAGCTGGTTGCGGCACTCGGCTTGCCTGTCGCCAAATCAAGCATCATCGATTTCGCCGGGCGCCGCGTGCTCGCAGTTGAGCGGTTCGATCGCATCTGGACGCGCGACGGCCGCCTGTTGCGGCTGCCGCAGGAAGACTGCTGCCAGGCGCTGTCCGTTCCACCCGCGCGAAAGTATGAATCCGATGGCGGACCCGGCATCCGCAAAATCTCGGATTTCCTCAAGGGCAGCGATACGCCTGAGGACGACCAGGCCATTTTCTTCAAGGCGCAGATCGTGTTCTGGCTGCTTGCCGCCACCGATGGCCACGCGAAGAATTTTAGCATTCATTTGGCGCCGGGCGGTCGTTTTCATCTTGCACCGCTTTACGACATCATTTCGACCCAACCGAGCTTGGACGCTGGACAGATCAGCCAAAACCAAATGAAGCTGGCCATGGCGATCGGCAGCAACCGGCATTACATCGTCCACACGGTTCTCGGCCGACATTTCGTGCAGACTGCGAAAAGCTGCGGTCTACCCGACAAAACAGTCAAGGTTGTCATCCAGCAGCTCGGCGATACAGCCGCAAAGGCCATAGATCAGGTGCTGAATGCGCTTCCAAAAGGATTTCCGGAGAAGATGGCCATATCGATTGCTGATGGCGCAAAGCGCCGTGTGAATTCGCTGGCTGTGCTCAAGAGTAGTGAATGA
- a CDS encoding radical SAM family RiPP maturation amino acid epimerase — protein MTHAAAEHYRQIFDRRTPEQLRTLSHLKRFMERLVGDEEFRRALAEAIATPRAVTERYGINVDPMEVLPLWRGGYQQYRFKPESAPWPLAVMWDEYLREMMRHRDLLRDEGEMSTINPRFHAWRERQIRRCNDQLGVSAASLTHPIIAFELSEGCSVGCWFCGLSADRFTGYYDYSKEHAALWRGVVGVASEMFGSAVRTGFCYWATDPMDNPHYDRFLFDYYQITGALPQTTTAAPLKDPALTRHVLGLFNLYRTTTNRFSVLSRAHLNQIHTAFSPEELLGVELILQGKEAQTAKAMVGRARERKEKRRGANKDGAIAFLERNHTTIACVSGFLVNMRQGRLRLVTPVPGSDRWPLGYPHSG, from the coding sequence ATGACACACGCTGCCGCCGAGCACTACCGACAGATTTTTGACCGGCGTACCCCGGAGCAACTGCGCACGCTATCGCATCTCAAACGCTTCATGGAGCGGTTAGTCGGTGACGAGGAGTTCCGCAGGGCGCTTGCGGAGGCAATCGCCACCCCTCGAGCGGTAACAGAGCGGTACGGCATCAATGTGGATCCAATGGAGGTGCTGCCGCTCTGGCGCGGTGGCTACCAACAATACCGCTTCAAGCCGGAGTCTGCGCCGTGGCCGCTGGCTGTGATGTGGGATGAGTATCTCCGCGAGATGATGCGTCATCGCGACCTCTTGCGCGACGAAGGCGAGATGTCGACGATCAATCCTCGCTTTCATGCTTGGCGCGAGCGGCAAATCCGGCGCTGCAATGACCAATTGGGCGTGTCGGCGGCGTCGCTCACGCACCCCATAATCGCTTTCGAGCTAAGCGAAGGCTGCAGCGTCGGTTGTTGGTTCTGTGGCCTCTCGGCCGATCGCTTTACAGGCTATTACGACTATAGCAAAGAGCATGCAGCGCTTTGGCGGGGCGTGGTTGGTGTCGCGAGCGAAATGTTTGGTTCTGCAGTCCGCACGGGCTTCTGCTACTGGGCCACAGATCCTATGGACAACCCACACTACGATCGCTTTCTGTTCGACTACTATCAGATTACGGGCGCGTTACCGCAAACAACAACCGCAGCCCCACTCAAGGATCCGGCACTCACCAGGCACGTGCTCGGGCTCTTCAATCTATATCGCACGACGACGAATCGTTTCTCCGTGCTGAGCAGGGCCCATCTTAATCAGATTCACACGGCCTTTTCGCCTGAGGAGTTGCTAGGAGTCGAACTCATCCTGCAGGGCAAGGAGGCGCAGACAGCAAAGGCCATGGTCGGGCGCGCGCGCGAGCGGAAGGAGAAGCGCAGGGGCGCTAACAAGGACGGTGCAATCGCCTTTCTGGAACGCAATCACACGACGATCGCCTGCGTTTCCGGCTTCCTCGTAAATATGCGGCAGGGGCGTTTACGACTGGTGACGCCGGTGCCGGGTAGCGATCGCTGGCCTCTCGGGTACCCGCATTCTGGGTGA
- a CDS encoding helix-turn-helix domain-containing protein yields the protein MDTIARTPQQIGAGIRRYRRQKKLTQGDLGEKMHARQATVSKLEAGEPATQLRILMDALAALDLELVIRPRTKLTAEAIEDLF from the coding sequence ATGGATACGATTGCCCGCACCCCCCAGCAAATCGGCGCCGGGATCAGGCGCTACCGGCGGCAGAAGAAGCTCACCCAGGGGGACCTCGGTGAGAAGATGCATGCGCGTCAAGCGACGGTCTCGAAGCTGGAGGCCGGTGAACCTGCAACGCAGCTGCGCATCTTGATGGATGCGCTGGCCGCGCTCGACCTCGAGCTGGTCATCCGGCCGCGCACCAAATTGACGGCTGAAGCGATTGAGGATCTGTTCTGA